The following proteins come from a genomic window of Geomonas sp. RF6:
- the nspC gene encoding carboxynorspermidine decarboxylase has product MTRLAPSPAFVVDLGRLRHNLAILDDVQKRSGAKILLALKAFSTWCTFPVIRETLHGVCASSPWEARLGREEFGREVHSFSAAFKEEDVRELLQTSNHLVFNSFNQLERFRPLWEKEAGRVSIGLRVNPEHTEGHTEIYDPCAPKSRLGIPRAEFEGRSLAGVEGLHFHTLCEQLFEPLERTAAVFEEKFGEFLPGMKWLNLGGGHHITREGYDVEGLIRLIKYFREKYDLEVYLEPGEAVVIGTGILVSEVLDVVHNQMDIAILDVSATCHMPDILEMPYRPEIEGGAEAGVKAHTYRLGGPSCLAGDVIGDWSFDTPLRPGTRLPFLDMSHYTMVKTTTFNGIQLPHICTFEPLTGELTVVRSFGYDDFKSRLS; this is encoded by the coding sequence ATGACGCGTCTCGCGCCATCCCCGGCGTTCGTGGTTGACCTCGGCCGGCTGCGGCACAATCTCGCCATTCTGGACGATGTGCAAAAGCGCAGCGGCGCGAAGATCCTCCTGGCGCTGAAGGCCTTTTCCACCTGGTGCACCTTTCCGGTGATCAGGGAGACGCTGCACGGCGTCTGCGCGAGCTCGCCGTGGGAGGCGAGGCTCGGCCGCGAGGAGTTCGGCCGCGAGGTGCACAGCTTCTCCGCCGCCTTCAAGGAAGAGGACGTGCGGGAGCTGCTCCAGACCTCCAACCACCTGGTGTTCAACTCCTTCAACCAGCTGGAGCGTTTTCGCCCCCTGTGGGAGAAGGAGGCGGGGCGTGTCTCCATCGGCCTCAGGGTCAATCCGGAGCACACCGAGGGGCACACCGAGATCTACGACCCCTGCGCCCCGAAGTCGCGCCTGGGGATCCCGCGCGCGGAGTTCGAAGGGCGTTCCCTCGCAGGGGTGGAGGGGCTTCATTTCCACACCCTGTGCGAGCAGCTTTTCGAGCCGCTGGAGCGGACTGCCGCGGTTTTCGAGGAGAAGTTCGGGGAGTTCCTCCCGGGGATGAAGTGGCTGAACCTCGGGGGCGGGCACCACATCACCCGCGAGGGGTACGACGTGGAGGGGCTGATCCGCCTCATCAAATACTTCCGCGAGAAGTACGATCTCGAGGTTTACCTGGAGCCGGGTGAGGCAGTCGTCATCGGCACCGGCATCCTGGTGAGCGAGGTCCTCGACGTGGTGCACAACCAGATGGACATCGCCATCCTCGACGTCTCCGCGACCTGCCACATGCCGGACATCCTGGAGATGCCGTACCGCCCCGAGATCGAAGGGGGGGCGGAGGCTGGCGTAAAGGCGCACACCTACCGTCTCGGCGGGCCTTCCTGCCTTGCCGGGGACGTCATCGGCGACTGGTCTTTCGACACGCCGCTCCGGCCGGGGACCCGGCTGCCGTTCCTGGATATGTCGCACTACACCATGGTGAAGACGACGACCTTCAACGGCATCCAGCTGCCGCACATCTGTACCTTTGAGCCGCTGACCGGTGAGCTGACGGTCGTTCGCAGCTTCGGCTACGACGATTTCAAAAGCCGCCTGTCCTGA
- the speA gene encoding biosynthetic arginine decarboxylase, with product MPKWNINESAKIYNINNWGGGLFSINKKGNICVHPSPESKYSIDMRALVDDLIKRKIKPPILLRFMNILEGRIASINRVFKNAIAENKYPAKYQTFYPIKVNQQRQVVEAIANFGKKYNMGLEVGSKPELVAAISMSAGNPLPIICNGYKDTEFIETVLYASRVGYDITIVVEKLFELEKIVALAKQTGIKPKLGIRVKLSSKGIGKWATSGGEDAKFGLRISEIIAAIDMLRANNLLDTVKLLHFHVGSQITKIDKIKNALIEGTRIYVEMKKLGVNLEFLDIGGGLGVDYDGSKSSYFSSVNYSLEEYANDIVYQVKNICDEAGIDCPNIISESGRATVAHYSVLVTNVLNNNTQTLMPDFESILSDKEKLSPTVKKLVDIYKSIDRHSLREDYHDTIQLIQESVSLFNLGYLNMNERANAEWICGKIIRKISSIVERMKPVPDELQNFQLTLRQTYFSNFSLFQSIPDSWAIDQLFPVVPIQRLDEKPDVLASIADITCDSDGEITSFVGANGRTKALPLHKMANDEDYYIGFFLIGAYQEILGDMHNLFGDTNAVHITFNKKTNYKIDTVINGDATWESLKYVQYDSSEILKRVRNNLEKDVALQKVSIEESSHFLELLDKTLQSYTYLGE from the coding sequence ATGCCCAAATGGAATATCAACGAATCGGCGAAGATCTATAACATCAACAACTGGGGTGGAGGTCTTTTCTCCATCAACAAGAAGGGGAACATCTGCGTGCACCCTTCCCCAGAGTCGAAGTACTCCATCGACATGAGGGCGTTGGTAGACGACCTGATCAAGCGCAAGATCAAGCCGCCAATTCTTCTGCGTTTCATGAATATCCTCGAGGGGCGTATCGCCTCCATCAACAGGGTTTTCAAGAATGCCATAGCGGAAAACAAGTATCCGGCGAAGTACCAGACCTTCTACCCGATCAAGGTGAACCAGCAGCGCCAGGTCGTGGAGGCTATAGCGAACTTCGGCAAGAAGTACAACATGGGGCTCGAGGTCGGCTCCAAACCTGAGCTCGTCGCCGCGATCTCCATGTCCGCCGGGAATCCGCTCCCGATCATCTGCAACGGCTACAAGGACACCGAGTTCATCGAGACGGTATTGTACGCATCCCGCGTCGGCTACGACATCACCATCGTGGTGGAGAAGCTTTTCGAGCTGGAAAAGATCGTGGCGCTCGCCAAGCAGACGGGGATCAAGCCGAAGCTCGGCATCAGGGTGAAGCTCTCCTCCAAAGGGATTGGCAAGTGGGCGACCTCCGGCGGTGAGGACGCGAAGTTCGGCCTGAGGATCTCCGAGATCATCGCCGCCATCGACATGCTGCGGGCCAACAACCTCCTCGATACGGTGAAGCTTCTCCACTTCCACGTGGGGAGCCAGATCACCAAGATCGACAAGATCAAGAACGCCCTCATCGAGGGGACGAGGATCTACGTGGAGATGAAGAAGCTCGGGGTCAATCTCGAGTTCCTGGACATCGGCGGCGGGCTGGGGGTCGACTACGACGGTTCCAAGTCGAGCTACTTCTCCAGCGTCAACTACTCCCTGGAGGAGTACGCGAACGACATCGTGTACCAGGTGAAAAACATCTGCGACGAGGCGGGAATCGACTGCCCGAACATCATCTCCGAGTCCGGCCGCGCCACCGTCGCGCACTACTCGGTGCTGGTGACGAACGTCCTCAACAACAACACCCAGACGCTCATGCCGGACTTCGAGTCGATCCTCTCCGACAAGGAGAAGCTCTCGCCGACCGTCAAGAAGCTGGTGGACATCTACAAGAGCATCGACCGCCACTCCCTGCGCGAGGACTACCACGACACCATCCAGCTGATCCAGGAGTCGGTGAGCCTCTTCAACCTCGGCTACCTCAACATGAACGAGCGCGCCAATGCGGAGTGGATCTGCGGCAAGATCATCAGGAAGATCAGCAGCATCGTGGAGAGGATGAAGCCGGTGCCGGACGAGCTGCAAAATTTCCAGCTCACTCTGCGCCAGACGTATTTCTCCAACTTCTCCCTCTTCCAGTCCATCCCGGACTCCTGGGCGATCGACCAGCTCTTCCCGGTCGTCCCGATCCAGAGGCTGGACGAGAAGCCGGACGTCCTTGCCTCCATCGCCGACATCACCTGCGACTCGGACGGCGAGATCACCAGCTTTGTGGGGGCGAACGGCAGGACGAAGGCGCTGCCGCTGCACAAGATGGCCAACGACGAGGACTACTACATCGGCTTCTTCCTGATCGGCGCATACCAGGAGATCCTCGGCGACATGCACAACCTCTTCGGCGACACGAACGCCGTGCATATCACCTTCAACAAGAAGACGAACTACAAGATCGACACAGTCATCAACGGGGACGCAACCTGGGAGAGCCTCAAGTACGTCCAGTACGACAGCAGCGAGATCCTGAAGAGGGTGCGCAACAACCTGGAAAAGGACGTGGCCCTGCAGAAGGTCTCCATCGAGGAGAGCAGCCACTTCCTGGAGCTCTTGGACAAGACGCTGCAGTCATACACCTATCTGGGCGAGTAG
- a CDS encoding type 1 glutamine amidotransferase: MRAHFLQHVPFEGLGYIGTWLEGAGAQVTGTRFFAGEPLPELEGIDLVVAMGGPMSVNDEAAFPWLAAEKAFVREAVERGTAVLGVCLGAQLIASSLGAAVYRNAQREIGWFPVSATPSAGAFRFPEEAVVLHWHGETFDLPPGAVLLARSAGCEHQAFQIGERVIGLQFHLEMTPEAVESITEHCRDELVPDVYVQSEEQLKEASPERYAAGHAMMGEILSCLTRGR, from the coding sequence ATGAGAGCGCATTTTTTACAGCATGTCCCGTTCGAGGGGCTGGGGTACATCGGCACATGGCTTGAAGGGGCGGGGGCTCAGGTCACCGGCACCAGGTTTTTCGCGGGCGAGCCGCTGCCGGAGCTGGAGGGAATAGACCTTGTCGTGGCGATGGGCGGGCCGATGAGCGTGAATGACGAGGCCGCATTTCCCTGGCTTGCGGCGGAGAAAGCGTTCGTGCGTGAGGCTGTGGAACGGGGGACCGCGGTGCTTGGAGTCTGCCTCGGCGCCCAGCTCATCGCTAGCTCGCTCGGTGCCGCCGTCTACCGCAACGCACAAAGGGAGATCGGGTGGTTTCCGGTTTCGGCTACTCCTTCGGCGGGGGCGTTCCGCTTCCCGGAAGAGGCGGTCGTGTTGCACTGGCACGGAGAAACCTTCGATCTCCCTCCCGGCGCCGTGCTCCTTGCTCGCAGCGCAGGATGTGAGCATCAGGCATTTCAGATCGGGGAGAGGGTCATCGGCCTTCAGTTTCACCTGGAGATGACCCCGGAGGCAGTGGAATCGATAACGGAGCATTGCCGTGACGAACTGGTGCCGGACGTCTATGTACAAAGTGAGGAGCAACTGAAGGAAGCCTCACCCGAAAGGTACGCTGCGGGGCACGCAATGATGGGAGAAATCCTGTCCTGTCTGACGCGAGGGCGCTGA
- a CDS encoding PEP-CTERM sorting domain-containing protein, whose amino-acid sequence MKSSILASILVLCAATANAFSLDLTSPGAVGVIDGAIFQQVDPLGTGSGAIDSFVRIQETGTEQGYNTSGGTPFDTKSGQADGKNFTHDVQLGDIPVVGDYRAFLLDINETGGSGETLSLFSLQFFLRPTGGATTENLADFGTPVWSLDRLTDNVIELLNNSGSGAGDMLAYIPNSVFAGASEDSYLILYSAFGSPNPSDDGYEEWATVERAPVPPVVPEPGTMMLLGCGLFVATLYSKRRMTAV is encoded by the coding sequence ATGAAGTCGTCAATTCTAGCTTCGATTTTGGTTTTATGTGCTGCAACGGCAAATGCCTTTTCACTGGATCTAACCTCCCCCGGTGCGGTTGGTGTGATAGACGGGGCGATATTTCAGCAAGTAGATCCGCTGGGGACCGGAAGTGGTGCAATCGACTCCTTCGTGCGCATCCAGGAAACGGGTACCGAGCAGGGGTACAACACCAGTGGGGGGACGCCCTTCGACACCAAGTCCGGACAGGCTGATGGAAAGAACTTCACTCACGATGTCCAACTGGGAGACATCCCTGTTGTCGGGGATTACCGCGCTTTCCTGCTGGATATTAACGAGACGGGCGGTTCCGGGGAGACGCTTTCGCTGTTCAGTCTGCAGTTCTTCCTGCGACCCACTGGGGGGGCAACAACGGAGAATCTCGCGGATTTTGGGACACCCGTGTGGAGTCTTGACAGGCTGACAGACAATGTGATCGAGCTCTTGAACAACTCCGGCAGCGGCGCCGGTGACATGCTGGCCTACATCCCGAACAGCGTATTTGCTGGCGCCAGTGAAGATAGTTACCTTATCCTCTACTCCGCCTTCGGAAGTCCGAACCCATCAGATGACGGGTATGAAGAGTGGGCCACTGTTGAGCGCGCGCCGGTTCCCCCTGTAGTCCCTGAACCTGGCACAATGATGCTCCTAGGATGTGGCCTTTTCGTGGCTACTCTCTACAGCAAACGCCGCATGACGGCTGTATAA
- a CDS encoding PEP-CTERM sorting domain-containing protein, translating to MKKITTTFILVLTFATNCFAVPTYHYDLTQPGGILYGTVDVSLNGSGAFFDIRSNMADGHFFLNSSIFNFNQTGGFVNNLTLLNEDGIYLNPSLYRIDYFTRPNRGNVSEFGSFNTQVNNIRGQAGDRIREITFQLGGNWTDAASVLFENTAGYAVSAHVWDGSRTFFIGDGQYLPPPTVPEPGTVFLLCGGLAFGWLYRKRRAAA from the coding sequence ATGAAAAAAATAACCACTACTTTTATATTGGTCCTGACATTTGCAACGAACTGTTTTGCTGTTCCTACCTACCACTATGATCTGACACAACCAGGCGGTATTCTGTATGGGACGGTCGACGTTTCTCTAAATGGGAGTGGTGCCTTCTTCGACATAAGGTCCAACATGGCAGATGGGCATTTTTTTCTAAACTCCAGCATTTTCAACTTCAACCAGACTGGTGGGTTTGTCAACAATCTAACCCTCCTCAATGAAGACGGGATTTATCTCAATCCTTCCCTGTACAGAATCGATTACTTCACGAGGCCGAACAGGGGGAATGTTTCCGAGTTTGGGAGTTTCAACACCCAGGTAAACAACATTAGGGGGCAGGCGGGGGACCGCATTCGCGAGATCACCTTCCAGTTGGGGGGGAACTGGACGGATGCCGCCTCCGTACTCTTTGAAAACACCGCTGGCTACGCAGTCTCCGCCCATGTATGGGATGGCTCAAGAACCTTCTTTATCGGAGACGGTCAGTATCTCCCCCCTCCGACTGTGCCTGAGCCTGGGACAGTCTTTCTTCTATGCGGGGGGCTCGCATTTGGGTGGCTTTACCGAAAGCGCCGCGCAGCAGCTTAG
- a CDS encoding S10 family peptidase, producing the protein MAEPSAPVTAKGTVTIEGKRVSYTATTGRLPVFNDAGESGAEIFFVAYNADNPRKRQRPLLFAFNGGPGAASVWLHLGALGPRRVEMLPDGNMPPPPFKLVDNESSWLDCADLVFVDPVGTGFSRAVKPENTKNYANVQTDIETAGRFIRLYLSRYQKWDAPIFLVGESYGSFRVAGLSEYLAEHGVALNGVILVSTVLNMQTLSFDFGNDLPYPLYLPSYTATAWYHKKLAPELQENLEKAVAQAEEWAATEYQAALFQGDRLPPAQRQQVVQKLASFTGLSPAFVSDHNLRIDNRAFSKELLRDRREMVGFMDSRFHALNFDLSRSPGFDATVATIRPPYTSLFNRYVRKELGYSTDLEYFVLGGGIGHWDWQAKNSYADTSENLRNTFAKNGHMKLFVASGLFDLATPHFAAEYSLSQLGVIPKFRDSITLRRYKSGHMMYLDMKSLADLKRDVAEFLRSSLPPPDGR; encoded by the coding sequence ATGGCAGAGCCCTCGGCTCCTGTTACTGCCAAGGGGACTGTCACGATCGAAGGGAAAAGGGTCAGCTATACCGCTACCACCGGAAGGCTGCCGGTCTTCAATGACGCCGGAGAGAGTGGCGCAGAGATCTTCTTTGTCGCCTACAACGCCGACAATCCCCGAAAGCGCCAGCGCCCGCTCCTCTTTGCCTTCAACGGCGGCCCCGGCGCGGCATCCGTGTGGCTGCACCTCGGCGCCCTCGGGCCGCGCAGGGTGGAGATGCTGCCGGACGGCAACATGCCACCCCCCCCCTTCAAGCTGGTGGACAACGAATCGAGCTGGCTCGACTGCGCCGACCTCGTCTTTGTCGACCCCGTCGGCACCGGCTTCAGCAGAGCGGTAAAGCCGGAGAACACCAAAAACTACGCAAACGTCCAGACCGACATCGAGACAGCGGGCAGGTTCATACGGCTGTACCTTTCACGTTACCAGAAGTGGGATGCGCCGATCTTTCTGGTGGGCGAAAGCTACGGATCGTTCCGCGTTGCGGGCCTCTCCGAGTACCTTGCGGAGCACGGTGTAGCCCTTAACGGCGTAATCCTCGTCTCCACCGTTCTCAACATGCAAACCCTTTCCTTTGACTTCGGGAACGACCTCCCCTACCCCCTATATCTCCCGAGCTACACGGCGACGGCGTGGTACCACAAGAAGCTCGCGCCGGAGTTGCAGGAGAACCTGGAAAAGGCGGTGGCACAGGCAGAAGAGTGGGCGGCAACGGAATACCAGGCGGCCCTCTTCCAAGGGGACCGGCTGCCCCCAGCACAGCGGCAGCAAGTCGTGCAGAAGCTCGCCTCCTTCACCGGGTTGAGTCCCGCCTTCGTCAGCGACCACAACCTCCGCATCGACAACCGCGCATTTTCGAAGGAACTGCTGAGGGACAGAAGGGAAATGGTCGGATTCATGGACAGCAGATTCCATGCGCTCAATTTCGACCTGTCACGAAGTCCCGGCTTTGACGCGACAGTAGCCACCATTCGTCCGCCGTACACCTCTCTCTTCAACAGGTACGTCAGGAAGGAACTGGGATATTCCACCGACCTCGAATACTTCGTCCTCGGCGGCGGGATCGGGCACTGGGACTGGCAGGCGAAAAACAGTTACGCTGATACCAGCGAGAACCTGAGGAACACCTTCGCAAAGAACGGACATATGAAGCTCTTCGTGGCCTCCGGGCTCTTCGACCTGGCTACCCCGCATTTTGCAGCGGAATACAGCCTATCCCAGCTTGGAGTAATCCCGAAATTTCGAGACAGCATCACGCTGCGCCGGTACAAATCCGGACACATGATGTACCTCGATATGAAGTCACTGGCGGATTTGAAGCGTGATGTTGCAGAGTTCCTGCGGAGCTCGCTCCCTCCACCGGATGGCAGATAG
- the iorA gene encoding indolepyruvate ferredoxin oxidoreductase subunit alpha — protein MKETLSGNEAIARGAYEAGVKVASAYPGTPSTEILENIVRYPEINASWAPNEKVALEVGIGASFGGGRAIVAMKHVGVNVAADPLFTLSYTGVKGGLLLITADDPELHSSQNEQDNRHYARFAKVPMLEPSDSQECLDFTKLAFEISERYDTPVMLRTTTRISHGKSVVETSAPVTDLPQPHLMRDPAKYVMLPGNARKRHFVVEQRMSDLAKDAATLPVNRIEMRDASMGIITSGVSYHYVREVLPEASVLKLGLVHPLPLDLIREFAGKVETLYVVEELDPFIEEQVKALGIAVKGKELLSLCGELTPGRLRQGFGLPAAQQMAAEDLPGRPPNMCPGCPHRGVFYTLNRMKAYVSGDIGCYTLGFMPPLSAMDTCVCMGASIGMASGVVKVIPEEERSKVVAVIGDSTFLHTGVNGLMDMVYNKAASTVIILDNRITAMTGRQENPASGHTLMDDPTFSVDLHMLCKAVGVQHVRTMNPLDLAECEKVITEEMARPEVSVIITNKPCVLIKREGVFKKGPCYVVDPLSCTGCRACLKIGCPAIQWLPGEGKKGIAHIDALLCTGCDVCRQLCKFSAIGEANER, from the coding sequence ATGAAGGAAACACTCTCAGGCAACGAAGCCATTGCCCGCGGCGCTTATGAGGCGGGCGTAAAAGTCGCCAGTGCCTACCCCGGCACCCCCTCCACCGAAATCCTCGAAAACATCGTCCGCTACCCCGAGATTAATGCCTCCTGGGCTCCCAACGAAAAAGTCGCTCTCGAAGTAGGCATCGGCGCCTCTTTCGGCGGCGGCCGCGCCATCGTGGCCATGAAGCACGTCGGCGTCAACGTTGCGGCGGATCCGCTGTTCACCCTTTCCTACACCGGTGTGAAGGGCGGCCTTTTGCTCATCACCGCGGACGACCCGGAGTTGCACTCCTCGCAGAATGAGCAGGACAACCGCCACTACGCGAGATTCGCCAAGGTGCCGATGCTCGAGCCGTCCGACTCGCAGGAGTGCCTCGACTTCACGAAGCTCGCCTTCGAGATCTCCGAGCGGTACGACACCCCGGTGATGCTTCGCACCACCACCCGCATCTCCCATGGAAAATCGGTGGTGGAGACCTCGGCTCCGGTGACCGACCTGCCGCAGCCGCACCTGATGCGCGACCCGGCGAAGTACGTCATGCTCCCCGGCAACGCCCGCAAGCGCCACTTCGTCGTGGAGCAGCGGATGAGCGATCTGGCGAAGGACGCGGCGACTCTTCCGGTAAACCGGATCGAGATGCGCGATGCCTCCATGGGGATCATCACCTCGGGCGTGAGCTACCACTATGTGCGCGAGGTCCTTCCGGAGGCATCCGTCCTGAAACTCGGCCTTGTGCACCCGCTCCCGCTCGATCTCATCAGGGAATTCGCCGGGAAGGTGGAAACCCTCTATGTGGTGGAAGAGCTCGATCCCTTCATCGAGGAGCAGGTAAAGGCGCTCGGGATCGCGGTGAAGGGGAAGGAACTCCTGTCGCTGTGCGGCGAGCTCACACCGGGTCGTCTGCGCCAGGGGTTCGGTCTGCCGGCGGCGCAGCAGATGGCTGCAGAGGATCTTCCGGGACGCCCGCCCAACATGTGCCCGGGATGCCCGCACCGCGGCGTCTTTTACACCCTCAACAGAATGAAGGCGTACGTCTCCGGCGACATCGGCTGCTACACCCTCGGTTTCATGCCGCCACTCTCCGCCATGGACACCTGCGTGTGCATGGGCGCCTCCATCGGGATGGCGAGCGGCGTGGTGAAGGTCATCCCCGAGGAGGAGCGCAGCAAGGTCGTCGCGGTGATCGGCGATTCCACCTTCCTCCATACCGGCGTCAACGGCCTCATGGACATGGTGTACAACAAGGCCGCCTCCACTGTCATCATCCTCGACAACCGCATCACCGCGATGACGGGGCGTCAGGAGAACCCGGCATCGGGGCACACCCTCATGGACGACCCGACCTTCAGCGTCGATCTGCACATGCTGTGCAAGGCGGTCGGCGTACAGCATGTGCGCACCATGAACCCCCTCGACCTCGCCGAGTGCGAGAAGGTCATAACGGAGGAGATGGCGCGTCCGGAGGTCTCGGTCATCATCACCAACAAGCCGTGCGTCCTCATCAAGAGGGAAGGGGTGTTCAAGAAGGGGCCCTGCTACGTGGTCGACCCTCTCTCCTGCACGGGGTGCCGCGCCTGCCTGAAGATCGGCTGTCCCGCCATCCAGTGGCTTCCGGGGGAGGGTAAGAAGGGGATAGCCCACATAGATGCGCTCCTTTGCACCGGGTGCGACGTCTGCAGGCAGCTGTGCAAATTCTCGGCGATCGGAGAAGCAAATGAGCGATAA
- a CDS encoding indolepyruvate oxidoreductase subunit beta translates to MSDKVTNILLVGVGGQGILLASEILSETFMLAGYDVKKSEIHGMSQRGGSVVSHVRFGSKVYSPIVPEGEGDILFGFEILESYRSLPLLRPGATVVVNDLCIPPPAVLNGQQEYPAGLPEKIAARFPDFLLIDGQKLAADAGNARAANTVLLGAISNRLQIEEKYWQEALERMVPKKALAVNLAAFALGRSL, encoded by the coding sequence ATGAGCGATAAGGTTACCAACATCCTCCTGGTGGGGGTCGGTGGGCAGGGGATCCTCCTCGCCTCCGAGATCCTTTCGGAGACCTTCATGCTCGCCGGGTACGACGTGAAGAAGAGCGAGATCCACGGGATGTCGCAGCGCGGCGGGAGCGTCGTCTCCCATGTGCGCTTCGGCTCCAAGGTCTACTCCCCGATCGTTCCCGAAGGTGAGGGGGATATTCTCTTCGGCTTCGAGATCCTGGAGAGCTACCGCAGCCTTCCGCTGCTGCGCCCCGGCGCGACGGTGGTGGTGAACGACCTGTGCATTCCCCCTCCTGCGGTGCTGAACGGCCAGCAGGAGTATCCGGCGGGGCTTCCGGAGAAGATAGCCGCCCGCTTCCCGGATTTTCTCTTGATCGACGGCCAGAAGCTCGCGGCGGACGCGGGGAACGCGCGGGCGGCCAATACGGTCCTCCTCGGCGCGATATCGAACCGTCTGCAGATCGAGGAGAAATACTGGCAGGAAGCCCTGGAGCGGATGGTGCCGAAGAAGGCGCTGGCGGTCAACCTCGCCGCGTTTGCACTCGGGCGCTCGCTGTAG
- a CDS encoding phenylacetate--CoA ligase family protein, protein MFFNEDFETLPREAIRALQLKRLKSLVARVYSNVPFYRQSLDKAGITPDSIKSLEDLQRIPFTYKQDMRDSYPYNLFAAPMEDIVRIHASSGTTGKPTVVGYTKHDIETWSELMARSFAAAGVHKGDIIHNSYGYGLFTGGLGAHYGAERLGASVIPMSGGNTKKQIMIMQDFGSTVLTCTPSYSLFMAEAAKEDGIDFRDLKLRVGIFGAEPWSEEMRGDIESKLNLSAVDIYGLSEIMGPGVAIECHEAKKGLHIWEDHFIAEIINPETGAVLGEGELGELVITTITKEGIPLLRYRTRDITSISYEPCVCGRTHARIARMSGRSDDMLIIRGVNVFPSQIETVLMGVDGVEPHYLLIVDRKGNLDTLEVQVEVNEKLFSDEIKHLQALSGKIEKQIKEMLGVTCHVRLVEPKSIARSEGKAKRVIDKRKG, encoded by the coding sequence ATGTTCTTCAATGAGGATTTTGAGACCCTGCCGCGCGAAGCGATCCGTGCGCTGCAGCTTAAAAGGCTGAAGTCGCTCGTTGCCCGCGTCTACAGCAACGTTCCCTTCTACCGCCAGTCCCTCGACAAGGCAGGCATCACCCCCGATTCCATCAAGTCCCTCGAAGACCTGCAGCGCATCCCCTTCACCTACAAGCAGGACATGCGCGACTCCTACCCGTACAACCTCTTCGCCGCGCCGATGGAGGACATCGTCCGCATCCACGCATCCTCCGGGACGACCGGCAAGCCGACAGTCGTCGGCTACACGAAGCACGACATCGAGACGTGGTCGGAGCTCATGGCGCGTTCCTTCGCCGCCGCCGGAGTGCACAAGGGCGACATCATCCACAACTCCTACGGCTACGGCCTCTTCACCGGCGGCCTCGGCGCCCACTACGGCGCGGAGCGTCTCGGCGCCTCCGTCATCCCCATGTCCGGCGGCAACACGAAAAAGCAGATCATGATCATGCAGGATTTCGGATCGACCGTCCTTACCTGCACGCCTTCCTATTCCCTCTTTATGGCGGAGGCAGCGAAGGAGGACGGGATCGACTTCCGCGATCTGAAGCTGCGGGTGGGGATCTTCGGCGCTGAGCCGTGGTCCGAGGAGATGCGCGGCGACATCGAGTCGAAGCTCAATCTCTCCGCGGTGGACATCTACGGCCTCTCCGAGATCATGGGGCCGGGTGTGGCCATCGAGTGCCACGAGGCGAAAAAGGGGCTCCACATCTGGGAGGATCACTTCATCGCCGAGATTATCAACCCGGAGACCGGCGCCGTCCTCGGCGAAGGTGAGCTTGGCGAGCTCGTCATCACCACCATCACCAAGGAAGGGATTCCGCTCCTGCGCTACCGCACGAGGGACATCACCTCCATCTCCTACGAGCCGTGCGTCTGCGGCAGGACCCATGCCCGGATCGCCCGCATGAGCGGCAGAAGCGACGACATGCTGATCATCCGCGGCGTGAACGTCTTCCCCTCCCAGATCGAGACCGTCCTCATGGGGGTCGACGGGGTCGAGCCGCACTACCTCCTTATCGTGGACCGCAAGGGTAACCTGGACACACTCGAGGTGCAGGTCGAGGTCAACGAGAAGCTCTTCTCCGACGAGATCAAGCACCTGCAGGCACTCTCCGGCAAGATCGAGAAGCAGATCAAGGAGATGCTCGGCGTCACCTGCCACGTCCGTCTCGTCGAGCCGAAGAGCATCGCTCGCAGCGAAGGGAAAGCAAAGAGGGTGATCGACAAGCGGAAAGGGTAG
- a CDS encoding ACT domain-containing protein yields the protein MHVEQISVFIENKFGRLAEVTRTLGDAGVNIRTLSLADTSDFGILRLIVNDTERAKTVLKEKGFTVSKTEVVAVEIPDRPGGLADVLQALDADGINVEYMYAFVERSEENAVMIFRFDETEKAISTLTGKNFTVLPGDRLYSM from the coding sequence ATGCACGTGGAACAGATCTCCGTCTTCATCGAGAACAAGTTCGGTAGGCTCGCCGAGGTTACCCGCACCCTGGGTGATGCCGGCGTCAACATCCGCACCCTTTCTCTGGCCGATACCTCCGATTTTGGTATCCTGCGCCTCATCGTAAACGATACGGAGCGCGCCAAGACCGTCTTGAAGGAGAAGGGGTTCACCGTCAGCAAGACCGAGGTCGTCGCGGTGGAGATCCCGGACCGCCCCGGCGGGCTCGCAGACGTCCTTCAGGCGCTCGACGCCGACGGCATCAACGTCGAGTACATGTACGCGTTTGTGGAGCGCAGCGAGGAGAACGCGGTAATGATCTTCCGCTTTGACGAAACGGAGAAGGCTATCTCCACACTCACCGGGAAAAACTTTACCGTGCTCCCGGGGGACCGCCTGTACAGCATGTAG